The following are encoded together in the Hyalangium minutum genome:
- a CDS encoding quinone oxidoreductase family protein has product MKAAVYHRNGDPDVLCFEEIADPEIAPTTVLIRVAYVGLQGGDIYNRRNTPPRAGAPHVVGYQAAGTVEAVGEQVTSVRPGDRVAGFAFAGSHAELFGVDQQHVYPLPEGLDFAVAAALPVEFGTASDGLFEFGRLKAGETVLVRGATGGVGIAAVQLAHRAGATVIAVAATAERLLRVSELGATHVIDYRNEDVVARARELTDGRGVDLVLDVAGGAPLLGACAFKGRYGLVGAASGVTASVTFEDLLTNGLTVFSFMFGREMGTDRVRRLIADLMRRAADGELSMPVEKVFALSDAAQAHAFVERGRPLGRVLLKARG; this is encoded by the coding sequence TTGAAAGCTGCCGTCTACCACAGGAATGGTGATCCCGATGTGCTCTGCTTCGAGGAGATCGCAGACCCCGAGATCGCCCCCACGACTGTCCTCATCCGCGTCGCCTATGTCGGGCTTCAGGGAGGCGACATCTACAACCGGCGCAACACGCCACCGCGAGCTGGAGCCCCTCATGTCGTCGGCTACCAGGCAGCCGGGACGGTAGAAGCCGTCGGGGAGCAGGTCACGAGTGTTCGGCCCGGCGACCGGGTAGCGGGGTTCGCATTCGCCGGCAGTCATGCCGAGCTGTTCGGCGTTGACCAGCAGCACGTCTATCCGTTGCCAGAAGGGCTCGATTTCGCCGTGGCCGCTGCGCTGCCGGTCGAGTTCGGCACGGCCAGTGACGGCTTGTTCGAGTTCGGACGGCTGAAGGCCGGCGAGACCGTTCTGGTGCGCGGTGCGACGGGCGGTGTTGGGATCGCGGCGGTACAACTCGCGCATCGGGCAGGCGCGACGGTGATCGCAGTTGCGGCAACCGCAGAGCGTTTGCTGCGCGTCTCCGAGCTCGGTGCCACCCACGTCATCGACTACCGGAACGAGGATGTGGTCGCTCGCGCACGCGAGCTGACCGATGGCCGCGGCGTCGACCTCGTCCTCGACGTGGCAGGCGGCGCCCCTCTGCTCGGCGCTTGCGCCTTCAAGGGACGCTATGGGCTGGTGGGCGCCGCGAGCGGCGTCACCGCTTCGGTAACCTTCGAGGATTTGCTGACGAACGGTCTGACCGTATTCAGCTTCATGTTCGGCAGGGAAATGGGAACGGATCGGGTGAGGCGGCTCATTGCCGATCTGATGCGCCGTGCCGCCGACGGCGAATTATCGATGCCGGTGGAAAAAGTGTTTGCGCTGTCGGACGCGGCGCAAGCCCATGCCTTCGTGGAACGTGGCCGGCCGCTCGGCCGCGTCCTTCTGAAGGCCCGCGGCTGA
- a CDS encoding NmrA family NAD(P)-binding protein: MEKNQRKAKVLVLGSSGTVGKKIVAELAQSEDVSVRLSSRRPADVDRLRSEGKDAVYLDLDKPETFGVALAGVDRLFVLTGYTVAMLAQSKTLIDAAYKAGVKHIVHLGVFAEWDCTDPHFAWHQLIESYVKASGMAWTHLHPNMFMENILLFFDPKNDSITTYWKGERTGWIAAADIAAVAASVLREGPERHHGKDYWLSAEVATGPQIAAILSEATGREISCNVLGPDEFKAAFDSIEFETEKWYAESGVECMRQIVDGRLGGIGSVRDDVPHVTGRPALTWKQWAAEHRQELAASAARSE, from the coding sequence ATGGAAAAGAATCAACGCAAGGCCAAAGTGCTCGTCTTGGGATCCAGCGGCACGGTCGGAAAGAAGATCGTGGCGGAACTCGCGCAGTCCGAGGACGTGAGCGTCCGTCTCAGCTCGCGTCGGCCCGCCGACGTGGACCGGCTAAGGTCCGAAGGAAAGGACGCCGTCTACCTGGATCTCGACAAGCCCGAAACGTTCGGGGTCGCGCTCGCGGGCGTCGACCGGCTCTTCGTCCTAACCGGCTACACCGTGGCGATGCTCGCCCAGAGCAAGACGCTGATCGACGCGGCGTACAAAGCGGGTGTGAAACACATCGTGCATCTGGGCGTGTTCGCGGAATGGGACTGCACCGATCCCCACTTCGCTTGGCATCAGCTTATCGAGAGCTACGTCAAGGCCAGCGGCATGGCCTGGACCCACCTTCACCCCAACATGTTCATGGAGAACATTCTGCTGTTCTTCGATCCGAAGAACGACTCCATCACCACCTATTGGAAGGGAGAGCGCACGGGCTGGATCGCCGCCGCCGACATCGCCGCGGTCGCCGCGAGCGTGCTTCGCGAAGGGCCGGAGAGGCACCACGGAAAGGACTACTGGCTGAGCGCGGAGGTGGCCACCGGTCCCCAGATCGCGGCGATCCTCAGCGAGGCCACGGGACGAGAGATCTCGTGCAACGTGCTCGGTCCGGACGAGTTCAAGGCGGCCTTCGACTCGATCGAGTTCGAGACCGAGAAGTGGTACGCGGAGAGCGGCGTCGAGTGCATGAGACAGATCGTCGATGGCCGGTTGGGCGGCATCGGGAGCGTGCGAGACGACGTGCCGCACGTCACCGGCCGTCCCGCCCTGACCTGGAAGCAATGGGCGGCCGAACACCGACAGGAACTTGCCGCCAGCGCCGCTCGCTCCGAGTAG
- a CDS encoding NADPH-dependent F420 reductase — MSRGPRERLSRLSVPRIHNENSPQRSDIESTGAAMKIGILGAGHIGKTLARKLAAAGHDVTVANSRGPETIDAEALSTGARAVSMDEALRGVDVAILSIPLNKIPGIAALVADLPESTVVMDTSNYYPMRDERIDAIESGQVESLWVSEQLGRPVVKAWNSIGSDSFARMGGASGTPGRIALPVAADSDADRKVGMALVGDTGFDAYDAGSLAESWRQQPGAPCYCTDLNLEQLPAALAAAERDRLPKRRDLSTAAIAERVGDGTTNPSAEYGVRLVRALFM; from the coding sequence GTGAGTCGCGGTCCCCGCGAGCGTCTATCGCGCCTTTCCGTTCCTAGGATTCACAATGAAAACTCTCCACAACGAAGCGACATCGAATCGACAGGAGCGGCCATGAAGATCGGCATCCTCGGCGCGGGGCATATCGGAAAGACCTTGGCTCGAAAGCTGGCCGCGGCCGGCCACGACGTGACGGTCGCCAACTCTCGGGGGCCGGAGACGATCGACGCCGAGGCGCTCTCCACCGGCGCTCGCGCGGTCAGCATGGACGAGGCCCTAAGGGGCGTCGACGTGGCGATCCTCTCCATTCCCCTCAACAAGATCCCTGGAATCGCCGCGCTGGTCGCGGACCTTCCGGAGAGCACGGTCGTCATGGACACGTCGAACTACTATCCCATGCGCGACGAGCGGATCGACGCCATCGAGAGCGGCCAAGTTGAGAGCCTATGGGTGTCCGAGCAGCTGGGCCGTCCGGTCGTGAAGGCTTGGAACTCCATTGGCTCCGACTCCTTCGCGAGGATGGGCGGAGCTTCGGGAACGCCCGGGCGCATCGCACTCCCGGTCGCGGCCGACAGCGACGCGGACCGGAAAGTGGGCATGGCGCTCGTCGGGGACACGGGCTTCGACGCGTACGACGCGGGCTCACTCGCGGAGTCTTGGCGACAGCAGCCGGGCGCGCCCTGCTACTGCACCGACCTCAACTTGGAGCAGTTGCCCGCGGCGCTGGCGGCGGCCGAAAGGGACCGCTTGCCCAAGCGGCGCGACCTGTCGACGGCGGCGATCGCAGAGCGGGTCGGCGACGGCACCACGAATCCGAGCGCGGAATACGGCGTTCGCCTGGTTCGTGCGCTGTTCATGTAA
- a CDS encoding NADPH-dependent F420 reductase, which translates to MKIGIIGAGSIGKTLALKLAAAGHDVKVSNSRGPETIDAEALATGARAVAAAEAVKDVDVVIVSIPPTRLRTVAPLLSGLQDDAVVIDTSNYYPQRDDRIEALEAGQVESLWFAEQLGRPVAKAWNSVIADTFAKKGLPAGSPGRIALSIAADRDVDRKVALELVEDTGFDAYDAGTLAESWRQQPGAPCYCTDLSLEQLPAALAAAERDRLPKRRDLAMAAVAERAGDDFLNIEGEYLVRLNRALYM; encoded by the coding sequence GTGAAAATTGGAATCATCGGAGCCGGTTCGATCGGCAAAACCCTGGCCCTTAAGCTCGCCGCCGCAGGGCACGACGTCAAGGTCTCCAACTCGCGAGGCCCGGAGACCATCGACGCCGAAGCGCTGGCCACCGGCGCTCGCGCGGTCGCGGCGGCGGAGGCCGTCAAAGACGTGGACGTCGTGATCGTGTCGATCCCTCCCACCCGGCTTCGCACCGTCGCGCCGCTTCTTTCGGGCCTTCAGGACGATGCGGTCGTCATCGACACATCCAACTACTACCCGCAGCGCGACGACAGGATCGAGGCTCTTGAGGCCGGGCAGGTCGAGAGCCTTTGGTTCGCCGAGCAGCTCGGCCGGCCCGTGGCGAAGGCCTGGAACTCGGTGATCGCGGACACCTTCGCGAAGAAGGGCCTTCCTGCGGGCAGCCCAGGACGCATCGCCCTCTCGATCGCAGCCGACCGCGACGTGGACCGCAAGGTCGCTCTGGAGCTGGTGGAGGACACCGGCTTCGACGCCTACGACGCGGGCACGCTCGCAGAGTCATGGCGGCAACAGCCGGGCGCGCCCTGCTACTGCACCGATCTCAGCTTGGAGCAGTTGCCCGCGGCGCTGGCGGCGGCCGAAAGGGACCGCTTGCCCAAGCGGCGCGATCTCGCCATGGCGGCGGTCGCCGAGCGGGCCGGAGACGACTTCCTGAACATCGAAGGCGAGTACTTGGTTCGCCTGAACCGCGCCCTCTACATGTGA
- a CDS encoding MarR family winged helix-turn-helix transcriptional regulator — MGAQLSFALYGAASRMIRLHRPFLEPFGLTYPQFLVMLALYDSEPRTVGSLGNELGMDNGTLTPLLKRLGAAGLVTRTRDERDERRVQIALTEAGEALRAELCAVPERIETACKLTDEGLVQLRDTLNGLGIARSTEAEETPNADRRQGASAVPAALLGSTKPSGEIKK, encoded by the coding sequence GTGGGGGCGCAGCTCTCGTTTGCGCTGTACGGCGCGGCCAGTCGGATGATCCGTCTCCATCGCCCTTTCCTAGAGCCGTTCGGGCTGACCTACCCGCAATTCCTCGTCATGCTGGCGCTCTACGACAGCGAGCCCCGCACCGTCGGAAGCCTCGGGAACGAGCTCGGGATGGACAACGGAACGCTCACGCCCCTGCTCAAGCGGCTGGGCGCCGCAGGGCTGGTCACACGGACGCGGGACGAGCGTGACGAGCGCCGCGTCCAAATCGCGCTGACCGAGGCGGGCGAGGCGCTTCGAGCAGAGCTATGCGCCGTGCCGGAGCGCATCGAGACCGCGTGCAAGCTCACCGACGAGGGCCTGGTGCAGCTCCGCGACACCCTGAACGGACTCGGGATCGCCCGTTCCACAGAGGCCGAAGAGACGCCGAACGCTGACCGCCGCCAAGGAGCATCGGCAGTGCCAGCGGCCCTACTTGGATCAACGAAACCATCAGGAGAAATCAAAAAGTGA
- a CDS encoding alpha amylase C-terminal domain-containing protein: MSDTKINRPALNPAPAPAAAKGNAPTNTAKETGSAASAKKPAGSNATASTASTKASAARATDGFESTGKASRPGVAAAQSLSAVTTAAAPGQPVKKTMTLVYDAGPHSNLTDVKLKGSWDAQGRFSNQWDAGSIPMRSLGNGKWEATVELQDDGLPRNWEWGVTVDGPSGNDQWAVMGEGNLKLDLSKPSASYAPTTYHEMGSQKRGDDISFKLWAPDARAVQVKVTDQQGNVQRIPMQKAENGDWAAEVKGGWKQLEGKSYVYEVVDSGGLTSDRPDPYARQMMGEQRGIDRLYVDPMKGREENRYFPGASELTRFTIDDEENAAGAYLVLKDADGKQLNREQLLARLGAGDAGLVDKVRGGKFNDLWSQNVEADGRIKMANHDGAWTALVNNPEKLVGLRYEFQVMESDGKGGLQLRDDTNKDGAYSAAERQASGFNDPWSDLITADSGVSFRGSVVTDPTSFQWKNDSAPREKDPSKWVVYQLHVGSFLGQGGNSNRSTFEDLTKKLDHFKELGVNTLELLPTNEVEGSRNWGYLGVNSLASESSFGFEDETGKWVTGDEALKRFIDEAHGRGLNVISDVVYNHVHGDNNGLWNLGGAQNPYFNWSKEPGKFEQRDTPWGAVPAYHNPKVKQLFVDHAVQQISELKFDGLRFDFTEPIKGVGGKDGWEMLREINRQVHFVNPNTWTVAEQFDYDPAISRPAKADGTGGGFDAQWYTEFQHKLINDNSKPGLIQAASRGQTTDMDAFVNLLTAPRGLDGWKHALSIISNHDEVGNAQRTMNTAEGNKPTDFPDQWSRDAARFAAGIGFASPGIPMFFQGDEFGAQNDFRWGNTSTWDSDWSWESLGKNWDWTKVTFNDAQKASYERLFTLSPQAREQDGAYKSLSAQDKQVFNHLAGLGGEQRTEAMLDITRKQQFQFYKDAIALRNSSPAFQADAEVNRVYTHNNDSVMAFTRKSGNEEYLIVGSLNHQNLDGYNMPLPPGNWKEVLNSDAGAYGGGNFGNFGATLNGGGNTKVNIPSAGYVVFKKA, translated from the coding sequence GTGAGCGACACCAAGATCAACCGACCCGCCCTGAACCCGGCGCCGGCTCCTGCGGCGGCCAAGGGCAACGCCCCCACGAATACTGCGAAGGAGACGGGCTCGGCGGCCTCGGCGAAGAAGCCGGCGGGCTCCAACGCTACGGCCTCCACGGCGAGCACGAAGGCGAGCGCCGCGCGCGCCACGGATGGCTTCGAGTCCACGGGCAAGGCTTCGCGCCCGGGCGTGGCGGCGGCCCAGTCCCTGTCTGCGGTGACGACGGCCGCGGCGCCGGGGCAGCCGGTGAAGAAGACGATGACGCTCGTCTATGACGCCGGGCCGCACAGCAACCTCACGGACGTGAAGCTGAAGGGGAGCTGGGACGCCCAGGGCCGCTTCAGCAACCAGTGGGACGCGGGCTCCATCCCCATGCGCTCGCTGGGCAACGGCAAGTGGGAGGCCACGGTGGAACTGCAGGACGATGGCCTGCCGCGCAACTGGGAGTGGGGTGTCACGGTGGACGGGCCCTCGGGTAACGACCAGTGGGCGGTGATGGGCGAGGGCAACCTCAAGCTGGACCTGAGCAAGCCCTCGGCCTCGTACGCGCCGACGACGTACCACGAGATGGGCTCGCAGAAGCGCGGGGACGACATCTCCTTCAAGCTCTGGGCGCCGGACGCGCGCGCGGTGCAGGTGAAGGTGACGGATCAGCAGGGCAACGTGCAGCGCATCCCCATGCAGAAGGCGGAGAACGGGGACTGGGCCGCCGAGGTGAAGGGCGGCTGGAAGCAGCTCGAGGGCAAGTCCTACGTCTACGAGGTGGTGGACTCGGGAGGGTTGACGAGCGACCGGCCGGATCCGTACGCGCGGCAGATGATGGGCGAGCAGCGCGGCATCGACCGGCTCTATGTGGATCCGATGAAGGGCCGCGAGGAGAACCGGTACTTCCCGGGCGCCTCCGAGCTGACGCGCTTCACCATTGATGACGAGGAGAACGCCGCAGGCGCCTATCTGGTGCTCAAGGACGCGGACGGCAAGCAGCTCAACCGGGAGCAGCTGCTGGCGCGGCTCGGGGCAGGGGACGCGGGGCTGGTGGACAAGGTGCGCGGCGGCAAGTTCAACGACCTGTGGTCGCAGAACGTCGAGGCGGACGGCCGCATCAAGATGGCGAACCACGACGGGGCGTGGACGGCGCTGGTGAACAACCCCGAGAAGCTGGTGGGCCTGCGCTACGAGTTCCAGGTGATGGAGAGCGACGGCAAGGGCGGCTTGCAGCTGCGCGACGATACGAACAAGGACGGGGCGTACAGCGCGGCGGAGCGCCAGGCGTCGGGCTTCAATGATCCGTGGAGCGATCTCATCACCGCGGACAGCGGCGTGAGCTTCCGCGGCTCGGTGGTCACTGACCCGACGAGCTTCCAGTGGAAGAACGACAGCGCCCCGCGCGAGAAGGATCCGAGCAAGTGGGTGGTGTACCAGCTGCACGTGGGGAGCTTCCTGGGGCAGGGCGGTAACTCGAACCGCTCCACCTTCGAGGACTTGACGAAGAAGCTGGACCACTTCAAGGAGCTGGGCGTCAACACGCTGGAGCTGCTGCCGACGAACGAGGTGGAGGGCAGCCGCAACTGGGGCTACCTGGGCGTGAACAGCCTGGCGTCGGAGAGTTCGTTCGGTTTCGAGGACGAGACGGGCAAGTGGGTGACCGGCGATGAGGCGCTCAAGCGGTTCATCGACGAGGCGCACGGGCGCGGACTGAACGTGATTTCCGACGTCGTGTACAACCACGTGCACGGGGACAACAACGGCCTGTGGAACCTGGGCGGGGCGCAGAACCCGTACTTCAACTGGTCCAAGGAGCCGGGGAAGTTCGAGCAGCGGGACACGCCGTGGGGCGCGGTGCCGGCGTACCACAACCCGAAGGTGAAGCAGCTGTTCGTGGACCACGCGGTGCAGCAGATCTCCGAGCTGAAGTTCGACGGCCTGCGCTTCGACTTCACCGAGCCCATCAAGGGCGTGGGCGGCAAGGACGGCTGGGAGATGCTGCGGGAGATCAACCGCCAGGTGCACTTCGTCAACCCGAATACGTGGACGGTGGCGGAGCAGTTTGACTACGACCCGGCCATCTCGCGGCCGGCGAAGGCGGACGGCACGGGCGGCGGCTTCGACGCGCAGTGGTACACAGAGTTCCAGCACAAGCTGATCAACGACAACAGCAAGCCGGGGCTCATCCAGGCGGCGTCGCGCGGCCAGACGACGGACATGGACGCGTTCGTGAACCTGCTGACGGCGCCGCGCGGGCTGGACGGCTGGAAGCACGCGCTGTCGATCATCTCCAACCACGACGAAGTGGGGAACGCGCAGCGGACGATGAACACGGCCGAGGGCAACAAGCCCACGGACTTTCCGGACCAGTGGTCGCGGGACGCGGCGCGGTTCGCGGCGGGCATCGGGTTCGCGTCGCCGGGCATCCCGATGTTCTTCCAGGGCGACGAGTTCGGAGCGCAGAACGACTTCCGGTGGGGCAACACGTCCACGTGGGACAGCGACTGGAGCTGGGAGTCGCTGGGCAAGAACTGGGACTGGACGAAGGTGACGTTCAACGACGCGCAGAAGGCCAGCTACGAGCGGCTCTTCACGCTGTCGCCGCAGGCGCGTGAGCAGGACGGGGCGTACAAGAGCCTGTCGGCGCAGGACAAGCAGGTGTTCAACCACCTGGCAGGCCTGGGCGGCGAGCAACGCACGGAGGCGATGCTGGACATCACCCGGAAGCAGCAGTTCCAGTTCTACAAGGATGCCATCGCGCTGAGGAACTCGAGCCCCGCGTTCCAGGCGGATGCCGAGGTGAACCGGGTGTACACGCACAACAACGACTCGGTGATGGCGTTCACGCGGAAGTCCGGGAACGAGGAGTACCTGATCGTCGGCAGCCTCAACCACCAGAACCTGGACGGCTACAACATGCCGTTGCCTCCAGGGAACTGGAAGGAAGTGCTGAACAGCGACGCCGGGGCGTACGGCGGCGGGAACTTCGGCAACTTCGGCGCCACGCTGAATGGCGGAGGCAACACGAAGGTGAACATTCCGTCCGCTGGCTACGTGGTCTTCAAGAAGGCGTAG